In a genomic window of Chryseobacterium sp. G0162:
- a CDS encoding type B 50S ribosomal protein L31: MKNGIHPENYRLVVFKDMSNDEVFLCKSTAETKDTIEFEGQEYPLIKMEISSTSHPFYTGKVKLVDTAGRVDKFMNKYKKFAK, translated from the coding sequence ATGAAAAACGGAATCCACCCAGAAAATTATAGACTTGTTGTTTTCAAAGATATGAGTAACGACGAGGTGTTTCTTTGCAAGTCTACTGCAGAAACAAAAGATACTATCGAGTTCGAAGGACAAGAGTATCCATTAATCAAAATGGAAATCTCTTCAACTTCTCACCCTTTCTACACTGGTAAAGTGAAATTAGTTGACACTGCAGGTAGAGTTGATAAGTTCATGAACAAATACAAAAAATTCGCTAAGTAA